In a single window of the Dehalococcoidia bacterium genome:
- the polA gene encoding DNA polymerase I, which yields MPRASGRSAPAQVPLPLREAPLLMLMDGHALVHRAWHAIQKPLTLSSTGQEVRGAYGFASTFLKAIHDFAPTHCAIAFDLPEPTFRHNRFAAYKAHRPKAPPELSQQFPLVRRIVEAFRIPIYEAPGYEADDVLATLAAQARAQGLEVLILTGDTDTLQLVGPGVRVALHYRLQERTLFDEGKVRERYGGLSPAQLPHLKALIGDPTDNVPGVPGIGEKTATALLLQFGSIQGIYEHLAEVPPRLQALLAEHREQVVQGLDLTTLRADVPLRLDLEACRFWRYDRREVLECFRELEFVSLMPRVPQPAEASAPTVSATTPPPETALVGEYTVVSTAEALDALVQELIHAPSFTFDVETDSKDPMRASLVGLAFATGPGRAVYLPLGHTDGPNLSPDLALARLRPLLEDPQHPKIAHNANFDMTALAAHGVWVKGVVFDTLIAAHLLGYKALGLKDLCMQVLGAEMRRITALLGTGPKQGNMAQVPVAEAGPYACADADATFRLYQALEPRLRQEGFAHLFHEVEMPLVPVLVRMQVNGIALDVPLLREMSRRLGDDLKHLEEEIYRVVGHAFNINSSRQLGQVLFEELRVGRGKRTPTGAYSTEASVLEGLRGAHPVIDLVLKYRELAKLKSTYVDALPEMVNPRTGRIHTSYNQAGVITGRISSSEPNLQNIPIRSEIGRHIRRAFIPGERGWKLVGADYSQIELRVLAHLSRDPALMEAFFQGKDIHAFTASQVFGVPMEQVTPEQRRVAKVLNFGVIYGLSPFGVAQEIKSTPEEGARFIENYLGRYPGVRRYIEETLEKARRQGYVETLLGRRRAIPEINSPNRQTRAAAEREAINMPVQGTAAEIIKVAMIRLQERMDALKMRARMLLQVHDELVWEAPPEEIEPLKGIIQEIMPTALPLAVPLVVSITVGETWGEWE from the coding sequence ATGCCACGCGCATCGGGGCGCTCTGCCCCTGCCCAGGTTCCCCTTCCGTTGCGGGAGGCCCCTCTGCTGATGCTCATGGATGGCCACGCCCTGGTGCACCGGGCGTGGCACGCCATCCAGAAGCCCCTCACCCTCTCCAGCACGGGGCAGGAGGTGCGGGGGGCCTATGGCTTCGCCTCCACCTTCCTGAAAGCTATCCACGACTTCGCCCCCACCCATTGTGCCATCGCCTTTGACCTGCCTGAGCCCACCTTTCGCCACAACCGCTTCGCCGCCTACAAGGCCCACCGCCCCAAGGCCCCCCCGGAACTGTCCCAACAGTTCCCCCTGGTGCGCCGCATCGTGGAGGCCTTCCGCATCCCAATCTACGAGGCCCCAGGCTACGAAGCCGACGATGTGTTGGCCACCTTGGCGGCCCAGGCCCGCGCCCAGGGGCTGGAGGTGCTCATCCTCACCGGCGACACGGACACCTTGCAACTGGTGGGGCCGGGGGTGCGGGTAGCGCTGCACTATCGCCTGCAGGAGCGCACCCTGTTTGACGAGGGCAAGGTGCGGGAGCGCTACGGGGGACTTTCCCCTGCCCAACTTCCCCACCTCAAGGCCCTCATCGGCGACCCCACCGACAATGTGCCCGGCGTCCCCGGCATCGGGGAGAAGACGGCCACCGCCCTTTTGCTCCAGTTCGGAAGCATCCAGGGGATCTACGAGCACCTAGCGGAGGTGCCCCCCCGCCTGCAGGCGCTCCTGGCGGAGCACCGGGAGCAAGTTGTGCAGGGGCTGGACCTGACCACCCTGCGCGCCGATGTGCCCCTGCGCCTGGACCTGGAGGCGTGCCGCTTCTGGCGCTACGACCGGCGGGAGGTGTTGGAGTGCTTCCGGGAACTAGAGTTTGTGAGCCTGATGCCCCGCGTGCCTCAACCGGCGGAGGCTTCAGCCCCAACGGTGTCTGCCACCACACCCCCGCCCGAGACGGCCCTGGTGGGCGAATATACGGTGGTGAGCACGGCCGAAGCCCTGGACGCCCTGGTGCAGGAGTTGATCCACGCCCCCTCCTTCACCTTCGATGTGGAGACGGACAGCAAAGACCCCATGCGGGCCTCCCTGGTGGGGCTGGCCTTTGCCACGGGGCCGGGGCGCGCTGTCTACCTGCCTCTGGGGCACACCGATGGCCCTAACCTGTCCCCCGACCTGGCCCTCGCCCGCTTACGCCCCCTGCTGGAAGACCCCCAACACCCCAAAATCGCCCACAACGCCAACTTTGACATGACTGCCCTGGCGGCGCACGGAGTATGGGTGAAGGGGGTGGTTTTTGACACCCTCATCGCCGCCCACCTCCTGGGGTATAAGGCTCTGGGGTTGAAAGATTTGTGCATGCAGGTGCTGGGGGCGGAGATGAGGCGCATCACCGCCCTGCTGGGGACAGGCCCCAAGCAGGGGAATATGGCCCAGGTGCCCGTGGCCGAGGCGGGCCCCTATGCCTGCGCTGATGCGGACGCCACCTTTCGCCTTTACCAGGCTCTGGAGCCCCGCCTGCGCCAGGAGGGGTTCGCCCACCTGTTCCACGAGGTGGAGATGCCCCTGGTGCCCGTCCTGGTGCGCATGCAGGTCAACGGCATCGCCCTGGATGTGCCCCTGTTGCGGGAGATGTCCCGCCGCCTGGGGGACGACCTGAAGCACCTGGAGGAGGAGATCTACAGGGTGGTGGGGCACGCCTTCAACATCAACTCCTCCCGCCAACTGGGGCAGGTGCTCTTTGAGGAGTTGCGGGTGGGGCGGGGCAAGCGCACCCCCACGGGGGCCTACTCCACCGAGGCGTCGGTGCTCGAGGGGTTACGGGGTGCTCACCCCGTCATTGACCTGGTGCTGAAGTATCGGGAACTGGCTAAACTGAAGTCCACCTATGTGGATGCTTTGCCCGAGATGGTCAACCCGCGCACGGGGCGTATCCACACCAGTTACAATCAGGCGGGGGTGATTACCGGGCGCATCTCCTCCAGCGAGCCGAACCTGCAGAACATCCCCATCCGCTCCGAAATAGGGCGCCACATTCGGCGGGCGTTCATCCCTGGGGAGCGGGGCTGGAAACTGGTGGGGGCCGACTATTCCCAAATCGAACTGCGCGTCTTGGCCCACCTCTCCCGCGACCCGGCGCTGATGGAGGCGTTTTTCCAGGGGAAAGATATCCACGCCTTCACCGCCTCCCAGGTGTTCGGGGTGCCGATGGAGCAGGTAACGCCCGAGCAGAGGCGGGTGGCCAAGGTGCTGAACTTTGGGGTGATTTACGGCCTTTCGCCCTTTGGAGTGGCCCAGGAGATAAAGTCCACGCCCGAGGAGGGGGCGCGGTTCATCGAGAACTACTTGGGGCGCTATCCCGGCGTACGCCGTTACATTGAAGAGACCCTGGAGAAGGCCCGCCGCCAGGGCTATGTGGAGACCTTGCTGGGGCGGCGACGGGCTATCCCCGAGATCAACTCCCCCAACCGGCAGACGCGGGCCGCTGCCGAACGGGAGGCCATCAATATGCCCGTGCAGGGCACGGCGGCGGAGATCATCAAGGTGGCGATGATTCGCCTGCAGGAGCGGATGGACGCCCTGAAGATGCGGGCGCGGATGCTCCTGCAAGTGCACGACGAACTGGTGTGGGAGGCCCCGCCGGAGGAGATAGAGCCTCTGAAGGGCATCATTCAGGAGATTATGCCTACCGCCCTGCCTTTGGCCGTGCCTTTGGTAGTGTCCATCACGGTGGGGGAGACCTGGGGGGAGTGGGAGTAG
- a CDS encoding site-specific DNA-methyltransferase, producing the protein MLTQQESRVQVKDYGTFKDSLRAPVHRWFQYPAGYSYKFIEAKAKEYRLAASSWVLDPFVGCGTTCVTLKQLGINSIGIEAHPFVYWVAKTKLYWEFDLSNLHADIERFWRSVLEGINHGQVSFADTKSLPPLVHKCFSQDNLSKLVFLRDTIERFASDEHTKDLLRLALTATLRLASRAGAGWPYIAPSRYHEKHEQEAFSTFYRLVGQMYQDLLYITARAVPQDTQCLLIQGDARDHHPTIPPSSIDLVITSPPYLNNYDYADRTRLEMYFFGWASSWRDITQNVRARLITAATTQITGNNAESGTSATTRYKTHSTTGLC; encoded by the coding sequence GTGCTTACCCAACAGGAATCTCGAGTCCAAGTAAAAGATTACGGCACATTCAAGGACAGTCTCAGAGCACCTGTACACAGATGGTTTCAATACCCTGCTGGGTATTCCTATAAGTTTATTGAAGCGAAAGCGAAAGAATACAGGCTTGCCGCATCGTCATGGGTTTTAGACCCTTTCGTGGGATGCGGCACAACTTGTGTTACCCTCAAGCAGTTGGGCATCAACTCCATAGGTATTGAAGCACACCCCTTTGTGTATTGGGTGGCGAAAACGAAACTTTATTGGGAATTTGATTTATCCAATTTGCATGCTGACATTGAGCGCTTTTGGCGTTCGGTTCTGGAAGGGATAAATCATGGACAAGTCTCATTTGCGGATACCAAATCTCTGCCCCCTTTAGTACATAAATGTTTCTCCCAAGATAACTTGTCTAAATTAGTTTTTTTACGAGACACCATAGAGCGTTTTGCGTCTGATGAGCATACAAAGGATTTATTGCGCCTTGCACTCACTGCAACTCTTCGCTTGGCGTCCCGTGCCGGAGCAGGATGGCCCTATATAGCCCCTTCTCGGTATCACGAGAAACACGAACAGGAAGCCTTTTCTACTTTTTACCGCCTTGTTGGGCAAATGTACCAAGACCTTCTTTATATTACCGCTCGCGCCGTGCCACAGGATACGCAATGCCTTCTTATCCAAGGCGATGCGCGCGACCACCACCCTACCATCCCCCCCTCTTCCATTGACCTGGTCATCACTTCACCACCCTATCTCAACAACTACGACTACGCCGATCGCACACGCCTCGAGATGTATTTCTTCGGATGGGCATCCAGTTGGCGTGACATTACTCAGAATGTCCGCGCGCGCCTAATTACTGCCGCCACAACACAAATCACAGGAAATAACGCAGAGTCAGGTACGAGTGCTACGACCCGATATAAAACACATAGCACCACTGGTCTATGCTGA
- the sppA gene encoding signal peptide peptidase SppA yields MLFLRPRIGRIALIEVHGTIGGGVRPTQLEPLLEAVRRVRWIRGLVLDINSPGGSAGASDYLYRQVKAIAQNKPVVAFIREVGASGAYYIACGAHYIVASPAAVVGSIGVLSLHPVVEALLQRWGVQVGVYKGGRLKDMGAPWRPPTAEERAKLQSLVDDFYNLFVSVVAEGRKMAPERVREVATGETFLAARGKELGLIDAVGDQEQALEKAAQMAGIRRRVITLRPHRPLLARLLQPAGDALVEGLWSALEARLWQSALPQFRWPWQI; encoded by the coding sequence ATGCTGTTCCTTCGCCCCCGCATCGGACGCATCGCGCTCATCGAAGTGCACGGCACCATTGGTGGCGGGGTGCGTCCCACGCAGCTGGAGCCCCTTCTGGAAGCGGTGCGGCGGGTGCGTTGGATACGCGGGCTGGTGTTGGATATCAACTCGCCCGGTGGCTCAGCGGGGGCATCCGATTACCTCTACCGTCAGGTGAAGGCCATCGCCCAGAACAAGCCGGTGGTGGCCTTCATCCGGGAGGTGGGGGCCTCGGGGGCCTATTACATCGCCTGCGGTGCCCACTACATTGTGGCGTCGCCGGCGGCCGTGGTGGGCTCCATCGGGGTGCTCTCCCTCCATCCCGTGGTGGAGGCCCTGTTGCAGCGCTGGGGGGTCCAGGTGGGCGTCTATAAAGGGGGCCGGCTCAAGGACATGGGCGCACCCTGGCGACCTCCCACCGCCGAGGAGCGGGCCAAACTGCAAAGCCTGGTGGACGACTTCTACAACCTGTTTGTGAGTGTGGTGGCCGAGGGGCGGAAGATGGCCCCGGAGCGGGTGCGGGAGGTGGCCACGGGGGAGACCTTTTTGGCGGCGCGGGGGAAGGAGTTAGGGCTCATTGACGCAGTGGGCGACCAGGAGCAGGCCCTGGAGAAGGCGGCCCAGATGGCGGGGATTCGCCGCAGGGTGATCACGTTGCGCCCCCACAGGCCGTTGCTGGCCCGCCTCCTCCAGCCAGCGGGGGATGCCCTGGTTGAGGGGCTCTGGAGCGCCCTGGAGGCGCGCCTGTGGCAGAGTGCCTTGCCCCAGTTCCGCTGGCCGTGGCAAATATAA
- the pheS gene encoding phenylalanine--tRNA ligase subunit alpha codes for MSTPTLLEHLQSLHKEALQALEQASTLDALEAWRITYLGRKDGKLTQVLRALPTLPLEVRREVGRVGNALKDLLEERYAQRLEALKAQEVARKAQAGWDVTLPGRPVVRGRLHPTTRIVQEICQAFVAMGFQVVEGPEVEWDRYNFALLNIPQDHPARDMWNTLWVDYVTPTGERPMLLRTHTSPMQARIMERMRPPIRVVVPGKCYRYEATDATHEWHFFQIEGLAVDEGITFADLKGTLYEFARRIFGPDRRIRFRCDYFPFVEPGVDMAIDCFACKGGGCRICKGSGWIEIMGAGMVHPRVLEMVGYDSQKYTGFAFGMGPERIAMLKWGIEDIRLFYANDLRFLRQF; via the coding sequence ATGAGCACTCCGACTCTCCTAGAGCACCTCCAATCCCTGCACAAAGAGGCCCTGCAGGCGTTAGAACAAGCCTCCACCCTGGATGCCCTGGAGGCGTGGCGCATCACCTACTTGGGACGCAAGGACGGGAAACTCACCCAGGTCCTGCGTGCCCTGCCCACCTTGCCCCTGGAGGTGCGCCGTGAAGTGGGGCGCGTGGGCAACGCCCTCAAAGACCTTTTGGAAGAGCGCTACGCCCAACGCCTGGAGGCCTTGAAGGCCCAAGAGGTGGCCCGCAAGGCTCAAGCGGGCTGGGATGTCACTCTGCCGGGGCGTCCCGTCGTGCGGGGCAGGCTGCACCCCACCACCCGCATCGTCCAGGAAATTTGCCAGGCCTTCGTCGCTATGGGCTTCCAGGTGGTGGAAGGCCCCGAGGTGGAGTGGGACCGCTACAACTTTGCGCTGTTGAACATCCCCCAAGACCACCCGGCGCGGGACATGTGGAACACCCTGTGGGTGGACTATGTTACGCCTACGGGGGAACGCCCCATGCTCCTGCGCACCCACACCTCCCCCATGCAGGCGCGCATTATGGAGCGCATGCGCCCCCCTATTCGGGTGGTGGTGCCGGGCAAGTGCTACCGCTACGAGGCCACCGACGCCACCCACGAGTGGCACTTCTTCCAGATTGAGGGGCTGGCGGTGGACGAGGGGATCACCTTCGCCGACCTGAAAGGCACCCTGTACGAGTTCGCCCGACGCATCTTTGGCCCTGACCGGCGCATACGTTTCCGCTGCGACTACTTCCCCTTCGTGGAGCCGGGCGTGGATATGGCTATAGACTGCTTCGCCTGCAAGGGGGGGGGATGCCGCATCTGCAAGGGGAGCGGGTGGATCGAGATTATGGGGGCGGGGATGGTGCATCCCCGTGTGCTGGAGATGGTGGGCTACGATAGCCAAAAGTACACGGGCTTCGCCTTCGGGATGGGGCCCGAGCGCATCGCCATGCTCAAGTGGGGGATAGAGGACATCCGCCTGTTCTACGCTAACGACCTGCGCTTCCTGCGCCAGTTTTAG
- a CDS encoding serine hydroxymethyltransferase, producing the protein MVVAPVAPPAILRADPEVAEAIRREVERQTTSLVLIASENYTSRAVLEAMGTVLTNKYAEGYPGRRYYGGCEFVDQVEGLAIERAKRLFGAEHANVQPHSGTQANMAAYSALCEPGDTILGMRLDMGGHLSHGSPVNFSGKLYKFVAYGVDRETETIDFAEVERLAKEHRPKVIVTGYTAYSRTIDFARFRAIADLVGAKLVADIAHIAGLVAGGVHPSPLPYAHVVTSTTHKTLRGPRSAVILSTADLAQAVDRAVFPQTQGGPFMHIIAAKAVCFGEALHPGFARYAQRIVENARALAEALRQGGLRIVSGGTDNHLFLVDLTPIGLTGRQAEEALGRAGIYVNRNAIPYDPKPPRVTSGLRIGTPAVTSRGMGVGEMRAIASLILRVLAHPGDARVESQVREEVRHLTERFPVPGVTVDKGWPWE; encoded by the coding sequence ATGGTCGTTGCCCCCGTTGCACCACCCGCCATCCTGCGAGCCGACCCCGAGGTGGCCGAGGCCATCCGCCGCGAAGTGGAGCGCCAGACCACCTCCCTTGTCCTCATCGCCTCGGAGAACTACACGAGCCGTGCCGTGCTGGAGGCCATGGGCACGGTGCTCACCAACAAGTATGCTGAAGGCTATCCCGGCCGCCGCTACTACGGGGGGTGTGAGTTTGTGGACCAGGTGGAGGGCTTGGCCATAGAGCGGGCCAAGCGCCTATTTGGAGCCGAGCACGCCAACGTCCAACCCCACTCGGGCACCCAGGCCAATATGGCTGCCTACTCTGCCCTCTGCGAGCCCGGCGACACCATTCTGGGCATGCGCTTGGATATGGGCGGCCACCTGTCCCACGGTAGCCCTGTCAACTTCTCGGGCAAACTCTACAAGTTTGTGGCCTACGGCGTGGACAGGGAGACGGAGACCATCGACTTCGCTGAGGTGGAGCGCCTGGCGAAGGAGCACCGCCCTAAGGTCATCGTGACGGGCTACACCGCCTACTCCCGCACCATTGACTTTGCCCGCTTCCGCGCCATTGCCGACCTGGTGGGGGCGAAACTGGTGGCCGATATCGCCCACATTGCGGGCCTGGTGGCGGGCGGGGTGCATCCCTCGCCCCTCCCCTACGCTCATGTGGTAACCTCCACCACCCACAAGACCCTGCGGGGGCCCCGCAGCGCCGTGATTCTCTCCACGGCAGACCTGGCTCAGGCGGTGGACCGCGCTGTGTTCCCCCAGACGCAAGGGGGGCCCTTTATGCACATCATTGCGGCGAAGGCCGTCTGCTTTGGGGAGGCGCTGCACCCAGGCTTCGCCCGCTATGCCCAGCGCATCGTGGAAAACGCCCGTGCCCTGGCCGAGGCGCTCCGCCAGGGGGGCCTGCGCATCGTCTCGGGCGGAACAGACAACCACCTCTTCCTCGTAGACCTGACGCCCATCGGTCTGACGGGGCGGCAAGCGGAGGAGGCCCTGGGACGGGCGGGCATCTATGTCAACCGCAACGCCATCCCCTATGACCCCAAGCCCCCGCGGGTCACCAGTGGCCTGCGCATAGGTACCCCCGCTGTTACCAGCCGGGGCATGGGCGTAGGGGAGATGCGGGCCATCGCCTCCCTAATTCTGCGGGTGCTGGCCCACCCGGGCGATGCGCGGGTGGAATCCCAAGTGCGGGAAGAGGTGCGCCACCTGACGGAGCGTTTCCCCGTGCCGGGGGTAACGGTGGACAAGGGGTGGCCGTGGGAGTAG